TATACAGTTACACTATGACCTTCAATCTTTTTTAAGATCAATGTTCTACATACCCTGGCCAGCACCTGAAAAATAGATAAGAGAAGGATCTTAACATCTTATGATAAGATGTGCAACATTTAAGACTTATCCACCGAAATTATAAACTCTTAATtgacattttttgttatttttctttttttttacttaaaactAAACATCACATAATCAGcgtaaataacataaaataagaATTGTATCTGATAATGCATTTAAGATAGATTTACCACCAATAGAAACTCATTAACGGGTACTGTAACGTTAAAAACATCCAGATCGTCAGATCGTGGTGACttatacaggtacaatgtatccTTTGCTTAGTTATCCTGACCACTTGTCAAGTACACAAATCGAATCAATTAAAACGCacacaaaaaaatacaattttttaccTAAGGGTGTAACTCGTATCTCCGTCATTTTAGAGAATGTAACGTTAACCCTGCTcaaaaatcacaatttttacttttcatggaggccgccatattggattgtGTAATTTTAGAATCACATGTGTACATTGACGGAAAATTTAAATCCGGAAGCACACATACTACTGAGTACAGTAAGTACTGACAATTTACTCATTCATTTACgattaaatttattataaatgcATACATTACAAGTATAATTACTGGCTAAATGTATTATTTACCTAACAATAAACATAtagattttatttataaatcattgattaaaaaattcttacaaatatttaaaattattttctagaACGTATACGTGACGGtatccaaaacaaaacaatcttaaaacaagttatacagAATTATCCTTTTACAATCTATTAACTAACAAAAAAACTGCCATGagtataaattattaaaatggtCCGAATAAATAAACTGTAATTTCCATAAGTCGTTTGCTTTCAAATCGTTTATTATctgtttttgaaaatgaaaataatgaaattctgAAAAATTCCGGGAAATGACGTCGTGCGACAATCTTAAAAAcattatagatattttacaaacaagaaaaacaattgcTGAACGGgatatttttgacagaaatgtGACTTAAATGAACTAAATAATATTTGAACTTTGAAACGCATTCAATCATTTTTATGATGTTTACGGCATTTatcaatcaaattttatttgggAGGCGATCTGttttgggtactcaaacctgctgaaacacagggctggacccttcctcgatactccaggggttccgatcacattcgatctctacacccctcgACTActacctcatagtaaaactggaggcaacagaacagaacaggtaagaATCGTACTACGGTACACCGTGGTTGACTgcgtggctttgaagttgagagtcgctctctgtagtcttcaaaggaattttttgcttgcctgtgattggttcagagtTTTTCTCTCAGCTGGCTCCAGTTTTATTATGCcggatagtccaggggtgtagagatcatcAGTGATCGGACGCCTATATagctagagtatcgaggattggCTGGACAAGGCATGCTTCAAAGatctctatttatatatatctgcacGGATGACAAGTAAATATATCATGGAATTAAAACTGAAGCCATCTATTGGTAGAATGTCAATAAAAACAAACCTGCATTCAAGCACACGCTAGAAATGTTTTACAATTATCTTTAAAAAGAATTCGAAtgtgggtagcgtcacgttacaTTGATACAGACTTAGATTATGTGGCGTAAAGCTCTGaatatatatactgatgatgTTTTACGGGAGattagtacatgtacaatgcataAATGTTGATGTTGAATGGATGTGTTTTGAAAGTCACTGCATAACAAATGATTTCCAtcatgtttatgtaaataagaCTTCCTCGTGAGAGGTTTTCTTTGGAATTTGATTAAAAAGAGATTTAACCGGCTGATCATGATATGGACGCTTCAGTGACATAAAGGAAAAGGTGAAATGTTCAAGATTTTCGTATAAAACTTATCATTGTGATTTGACCACACGAATTTCAATTTTAGATTTATTCCTTATTTTTTCTTGCCTTGGCACCGCGCATGCACTCCAAATTCCATCCTTCCTCCAcattaatatagatatatttggaATGTCAATTTGGACCTTATTTATATCAATTGTGTCAATTCTTGTGGTTTGAGATAAGCTCTCATGGTTCTAAAGCGTCCATAGTGTTTCATTCGCTACCATTGTATTGGAGTGAAACGTTTATTCTTCATCCTGAGCTTGTATAGTGTTCAAAATGGAAGAGTGTCAATAAAGGTTATTCTTCTTTTCCCTCAAAATGGAGGATTTTATTTGGACAATATTCTGTTATATGCTATATATGAGTATGTGTGGGTAATCCTAATTATTCTGTCTCTTGTAATCTTCCAAATAGGTCTGATTaccttcatgtatatatgtatataaaacaatggGAAGATAGAATAATTCAGAATAacgtgtgtttgtttgtttgtttgttcgatttattaacgtcctattaacagctatggtcatgtaaggacggccttccacgcatgcggtgtgttgcgtgtatgttgtgcgaggtgcatgttttgggagactgcggtatattcgtgttgtgtcttcttgtatagtggaactgttgccctttttatagtgctatatcactgaagcatgccaccgaagacaccaagcaatacaccccacccggtcacattatactgacaacgggcaaaccagaaTAGCGTGTGGTGAGTACGTATGTGGTTTGAAGAGTATTTCAACCTACCATTTGCTTAAAGGTCGCATTTATCTCAACGAAACATGCACAGAGTAAATCTGATCAGCAGACATACCCCAACTATACTAggtttatattataaacaaaGACGTTGCGaataatttataaacaaaaaagaCGCCGTAGTTGTACAGTTTAGGCCTGTCTGTGCAGATACATACAGGTACATAATATGTATAGACTGATACGAGATAtgaatatctaatatatatggACTATATCCTTACAGATTAAAACAGTTTGTGTATCCGCTACATAAGATAATGTGTATACTATACTATTACGTGGTTAACAGTAGGTGTAATTATCACAGAACCCTGACGCATCATCATTGTGAACATGGTTCCCACTGCCCTGGACAGGTATGAAATTTACAGAGCCTTTATAATAACATAACTATTACCCTTGTTAAAACAGATAGGACTCATTGTCACATTTAACCTACTCACATTAGCCTAACTCGATTTGCCCTCTTCTACTTCCAGAATATAACTTCCGTTCACTCGATTGTAGCTCTTCTTCTTCTGGAAGCTCTTCCGTCTCCGTCTATAGGCTGGAGGATCTTCTGAGAAGACTTCTCTTCTTAGAAGAGCGCAAATCGAGTTGAGCTAGTGTGTCCAACACAATAAGAAAAGATAGTCAAAGCAAAAGAATTCTCACGAAATATGGCCTAAGTACGCTAAGTAGTTTTGATCTTCCGAAGATGTCAATTCTCATGTTGATTAGCCTGGTGCATATGAGTTAAGATTGATATACACTTGTATACTAAGAAGACGTTTGTATTATATGCAGATTCACAATTGTTCGTTTTTCGTATACCCGATTTTGGCCTGTAAGCACGAAGCTGGGCGAATACTTAAAACCCCACTGTTACAAATGTAAACGAATGAAGATTAGGATTCATGTCTGGCTGGTAATTTAAGTGATCAGATTtagtgatattttaaaataaaatatatacatatatacatttttaatctATCAAGGAGTTCATTGTCACACGACCTCGAGACAAAAGGTTACTCCATTGTTCCGGGAGTGGTATCAAAAGAAGATTGTGATAGCTACACCCGACAGTACAAAGAATGGGTGGAGAAGTTTGGAGACGACCCCCCTTTCAGCCATGACTCGCTGATGCACTACTACAGAGTTGGTCATTTCGATGCCACGTGGAGAGTTCGACTAAAATCAAAGCCTGTGTTTGCCTCTTTGTGGAGAACAGAAAAGCTGCTTTGTAGTATGGATGGCATAGCCATAGGGATACCACCGGAACTCGGTAATGTATGACGGAAAACACATGAGACAGCTCAGAAATATTGAATCGGTTCAAATAGATAAGTACTATTTTTCAGTAATAAGTGCGTGATGTTGAGAAAAGGAGAACATTATCCTCCTCGATGCATGTTAACGTTATGAGattgcatgaagatacattatacgaaacacattttaaacaaacTTCACTATAAGCTACGTTGTTGAAGAAAAAGCAAGGGACTGAAGTATCGATAACTGGCCGGTTGAGGTCAATAAAATAGCTTGGCTCACAATGTATGgttatcaaacattttaatgatcTCATTTATCTGCTTTGATAGTTTTAAAGCATGTTTCCAATGAACAATTAACCGTGTTTTATGCATCTGATGGATAGACATGAAAATATGTTCAAAGAGTTAATTTTCGTAATGAAAGCAATCACTGATACAAAGTATTGTTGCCATTAAAATAGGCGGAGGGAAGTACAGAAGTGAGGATACAAACTGGTTTCACCTTGACCAAGGAAAGACGAGGAAAGGATTACATTGTTATCAAGGAGCTGTATACCTGGAGGAGACTACACAGGGCGATCATTGTCTGAGACTTATTGAAAAGTCTCATCTTTATCACGACAGATTCCAGGAAGCTTTTCCTGACGCTATGGTCCTCGAAGACGAGGCAAATGAGGAAGAGTTCTTCCCTTTAAAGGAAGAATGGATTGCTTGGTATAAAGAACAAGGTTGCACCGAAAGGATAATTGAGGTTCCGAAGGGCGGAATGGTCGTATGGGACTCACGTACGGTCCATGACGCTGTTTTACCAAAACGAGGCAGGAGCAATTCAGATAGATGGCGCTTTGTCGTTTTCGTCTGCATGGCACCGGCCATTTGGGCAACTGATGAGGATTACAAGACAAAGAAATTCGCATATGATAATTTCCGTAGTACCGCTCATTGGCCTTCCCAGAAAAATATAGTGTTCAGATCAACAACCGGAAATCCATATACCGAACACCGGAAGCATATCTATGCTGTGGATACGATGCCAGATATTGCAGCAACAAAAGAAGCTAAACTGTTAGCCGGGCTTGACCGTTATGATTTCAATGATGGCACCCCGAACGATCCTGGGTGGAGACCAACCTGGGACAAATCGTCCGTCTTCTATCCTCGGTACAGTGGTATGGCTTAATAATGTAACGGCAAGtataagagaaaaataaaatgattgatCAGACAACTAAAGTAAtttttgatttcaataaagttAGGATTTAATTTTGCAAGTGTCGAGAAATTCTAAGTATGATGTGACATAGCAGACATATGCTCATCATTTAGCTTGGCTATACTCCTGCTAAAGTTACAGTACAATAAAGACTATGAGGAATGTACATCATGCCAGACATCGTCATTTGACTGGAAGACACCTGTTTTTAATATAgttctgttttttatatttattttttatttgttttcacatTAAATCCGACTTTCTACTTGGCAGATTCGTTTTTTCATACATGTACCACtataattaatttgtatttgtCTTCATTCTAAATCCGACTTTCTATTTGGCAGattcaatttttatatacaaatgtaacactatatttaatttatatttgtcTTCATAATAAATCCGACTTACTTATTGGtagattatttttctttatactactaatatgactgaaggcaaggccttaaagggcgcagcctgatgttttaatatgaatcatgcacggcataggaATCAGAGCGAAGCCTCTActtgttaattttattttatttttcatgtagaagacataatttagaaataaaaggacgcactttaaactatagaagtatatgatgtaataattgtctagcataaagaaatgaactcaaagattcggatttctctgtgtccattcaagaaaaaaatgatttcgagccatttgttgaggttatgtgacgtcatgattccttgtgctcatcttcgccttggtggatattttgactgcattctatagcttttaatttaagtgttattattattattaaagataataaaaaatgttcttttactcgtgtaaataattattaatgcaattgcattagttaaatataaatttactggggagagcagtaccggcgtaacgcacaacctccccatatgtatgaaaaaaatggcggccgcaaactgaagctgtcagtgtgtaggattgaattttgaagattgtgttttttcttatattttcgtgtatctgttaccttagaagtgcttcgcacttctgCGCCCTTATAAAGAAACAATCAAAGATTATAGTCTACGTGGATTCACACaatttgcaaataaaatttctCTCACACTCCGATGAAGAAAAGTGACATCAAAGACTTAAATAAATTCATATCGTATTCAAACTCTGCTGATCTATATGAATGAACATGGTCGTAAAATGGTTGATCATCTTTATTTGCATTGAAACACAATTTAGAATTAACTCCCTTGGTTAATTTATTTTCTTCGTGTGTGTATCTAAAATTTAATGACTATAACTTTCCACTAGTGTGCTACATTCTGAAGTGGCAGAATGTTCTAGGTTTATCCATATAATTACTGCAATCAGTTAATTCtttgaataaaatacaaaatataagtaatccataacatattttaaattttgttttcaataattattCGTAAACTGTTACTTTGACATTCATTATCAAAACGTCATATAAATTCACTTTCTACATACTGAACAGTGAGACATAAGTTGACCATACAGCTTTGTTAATTCTCTCCGGAATTTGCTGTCCATGAAGCCATACACCAGCGGGTTTATGGCGTTGTTCAGGAAAATCATCCAACGAATGAACAGATCCAGGGCTCCATAATTGTCCGTGAAGCTCTGGTACAGGGATTTGTTTACATTCCGAATCAACGTGACTACAagataggggagataaccccCAAACGATATTATTGAAACAACAAGAAATATCATAGTCAGGTTTATACTTTTGTCAAGTGCTTTTCGTTTCTTTTTCTTCAATGTATCAAGGTTTCTGATTTCTGCTCCGGCCTTTGGTTGATTTTTGAATTCATTGACATTGCTTTGGACAAAATTGCCGTTGGGATATAACGTCGTAGCATGACTTTCATGAGATAAGTTAGATTTGGAAGTTTCGGGTGTCGAAACAGCGCTTGTAATAACTCCAGAGTCGTTGTCTTGGCGTTGCCTGTTGCCATGTTTGTTGCCATCATCTGCTGACGATAGTGAGACATCTCTTTGTTTAGATTCTTTAACGCGAGGCTCGGTTGCCAAAAACTCATCAGTTTTTCTGAGTTTGTTTTTATGAGTATAAACTTTTCTTCCGATCAAAGTATAGAGTACCACTGCAATGATCAAGAGGACCACGAAAACAAAAAAGACAAACCCCCGGTATACTTTTATGAGCGTTGAGGTTTTGTACTGGTCTAAAACTGTACATTCATATCCAATGAGTGAATGAGTTTTAGTTATCCTCTCATTGATGCCATAGATAATGGCAACGGGTATAATGATCACcgctatcacaagaagacacaatgaAGCACATATCACACGGGTAATCTTTAACGTGAACTGAGCACGTGTGGCTTGACACACCTTCCGATAACGTTCTATGGCGATACAGTCCAGAAGTAGAAGAGAGTATGCTCCAACAAAGTAGCTAAGTGTCCTGGCACCTTTACAGAAAGCCGCTGACTGTACAGAGTACGTGTGTATGATGATGTAAAGAGACATCGGTATACCGAGTACACATCCTAGGAAATCCACGGCAGCTAAACACTGGATAAACGTCTTGTATATGTTTGACTTATATTTTAGTAAATACACCAGGAATACGTGCATGTTTCCAACAGTTCCAGTTGCACACAGGCATATCAAAAACACAACAATGGGGATACCATTCGATTTAAATTCATTCCAATCTTCATCCTCCAACGAAAATGTAACATTCGTGGATAAGTTCATGTTGACAAGAATGAATAAGTATTTGACGATAAGTTATTTCGTTTGTCGTTACACTGTTTATGTAAGAATAATACGTCAGATAAACACCACCCACTAGCGGTTAAACCAGGAACTAGATTTATATTCATATCAGGCGTAATTATTTAAGTCGCGtcaggtatatatacatgtatgacataATAAATTCCTTCTTCCGtattgaaacatatttacaGTACACGGTAAGACTATTTACTTTGTGCATCCCGATTTATTAAAAGCTATAGCCATTCTAAAACGAAACAGTTTAAAGGATATAGAAAGTCAtgagaaattaatttaaaaaaaaaaatactacgCCTAGTACCAAGCGCTACCAAGTAATGATCTCGAACTCGATGATATAGTTGAAGGGTTACAGGGACAATTCAATGAAGCTAATTCTGTttcataaccacgaagcaaaatatgacataaatgtatagttccatattccttatgaaacatataacaagaaatattttcaaattccacgacattgttaagtattatGAAtaataccgttgaaattccaaatcgttgatcgatacgattaagcaggtatagaatgtatgctgtacccatacccgagccaaagtcgtgtattttaatcaaatgcAACACagaaccactgaggagttggtgaAATAATATTTAGACATGAACAtgcacctaataaggtaaacacactactgtaagagcgatttgagtaatTTTAGACAAAAAAATGCTTTACTGCACTGGCAAGGGCAAGGGCTCAGTATACAAGgcgtccgaccacaatgtgtaatggcggacaacaagtgagtttgaacatttcccATACATTTCAATACAGTGTgctctggcatatcacagtaaaaccaactaaagAACTGGtttgtatctgatatatatgcaaattttaatgtgctgttagactgaattgtccctttaaaggtAGAACCTTTTTTATCACTCGTCCATCGCTGCTTATTGAATCTGAGAGTTTTTAGTAATACAAGTGGGGAAGGAGAGATCGCCAATTATGCGATGCTTCCAGTTTGTATGATTTGGACAGGGAAACGGAAAATATTTTGCGGTATTCTATGGTAAATCCACCATTGGGACCAAtggttataaatatttaagaaTATGCTACTAAACTCTTTATTAATGTACCCACATTGTCGTTGGCAGCGTTAGTAACGCAACGCTTCCGTAAAAGCCTCCTCGGTGATACATAAATGGTGGACGGGTATAATTTAAACAAAGTAAGCTGTTTATTGCTATGACGATATTAGTTTTCAGTGATTCAACGATCCTATAGTGTGTTCATATAGGATTTCCCGGTTATAAGGTTTTTAATTGCTGTTATTATTGTTCATGATACATTAATAGTCAACATGTGCACATTCATCTAAAACACGTACACTGTTGTTGTCTTTATATGTGTGACAACCTTTATGGTTACACTTTTGTCTGAAACTTCTATGTTatagttttcattttcatctcTGGTTTTTAACCCTGGACATTAGTACaagtttttatatcattatattagCTAGATGTCAAAATGGCAAGAATTGTACCCCATCTTTGCTGCTTCCCATTTataatgttgattataagtGTAAAGTCATAGTCCATATTAAACTTCAAATCAGGTAAACTTCATCCATGCGTTGTCTTATAACAAGACTTTACGACAATTACATGGACATTCAATCGTCACCAGACCGTTAAGAAGATGTCAAACAGTCGGATGAGTGTCGGATGATGCACAATTACTGTAGTTGAACTCTGTACAAACGACATTAAATAAACCTaacctatatatgtatgtaaacaaTAAAGTGTGTATATTTCAGTGTGTAGAAAGGTGAGTCTGGATTACATTATGACTATCTAGTGTAGTATATATACCGTTTGTTCGGAATTCGTGTCAGGTTTCCTGTGGTGATCGGTATATAAGAcctttatcaaaatatgtttatattgtaatcatttaattgtttacTGTAAATTATGGTTTAGTTATATAGAGAATATTCCTCATTTCTTGTTGAACACCAGTAATGTGTCATCGAGTGaagtggaaactttgatatttttcacgagaCGTGCAAAatactggtattcatcaagaaacaatgaatattctatttattccATTTGTTTTCTCCCTTCCATTTACAGGAGACCACAACTACTAGTTCCGTCAAAGGTTATTCCGCTATggtattttacagagttatttgcccttgcatTTATTacgtcatatttctacacaaaatatgacgtcatttttctgcaCATACTAATGACTTcacaatcaaaataatattttcactgtcaatacTGCATTCAGATTGGTCAAAggcgagtgaaaatatcacttatattttcaccattaaaccttatatttcactgcgaaaaatgtaataataccTTATATCATTTTGTCTACCTTCTTCAGAACATTGCATTATTAGTATGTCTTTTCTGATTTGTGATTATGATTTgtttatcagtataatgtatgtGCTGTGTTATTACTTCCCTTTGTAGGTTCACACAATAATCCCTATTTAGCGTATAAAACACCAAGCATACACGGGGATTGACAGTGATAAGACACTGAAACCATCTAAATTTGTATCGATATCGCTATACTGTATGTGATTTCTTTTTATTAGCATGAAATGTTATAgtcctgcctatattattaggcatTTTTTAGTTGCAACACAAAATAGTataatgatataggcaggtttagcggactagaacTATTATTACTCAGTAACAGATTTTTTGCACTACGTAAAAGGATAAACTGAACTTCAGTATTAATTAtgacttcattattttgtgaataaCTGGTGCCGTTTTACTCGTACACCTATGACGTCACCATCAACACCTAACCGCAGATGGAGacaactctgtaaaatgcaaacaCGGAAAAGAGACAGTAATGCGTATgttcatacatttttttaaccaatttaCAATGTTGAGTCCGTTATGTAAGCAGTCTCTACATAACGTTAGATAAAAAACAACTTATTACATACACAAtatgatttcatttattttccaaCAGAACAAGACCCTCGTTAATGCCACATGTCAATAGTTCTATAAACGTCTTTTCtatgtatttcatttattgTTGATTTCTCATATGTTCGATGATTTAAAAACTTCCGAACATGTTGATAATTCTTTTATCTGTTGTATCATTTACCATCGGCTGTCTATATGTTGTGGCGCCTCTAGCGCCGGCGCCAAGTTGGCCTAGTTGGGCGTCTTCGTCTACGAGAACCAAGCCAAGGTTGTAGACATGGACACGGCAGGTGGTTGCATATACAAGAAGGCATTTTCCTGCCTGGTCTGATGGCTGtggcaaaaataaaaataaacccataaaaagcaataaaacaaaaagaataCAGCCAAATTTTTTAATCTAAATTATTAAGTTTTTTCCTTGAGCTTTTGCCAAATCTTCCTATCTCCCTCATCAACTTAATACTTAAGCAGTTTGGATATGGCGAAACCTACAAATGATCTGACCAAACTAGTATGTGATACTTTAATTACCATGCACATATTCTGAGActgaaagtaaaaataaaacacagtctgcagtgatattatttttatatttgatatggCAAAGTAGAAGActacattttactttttttcttcaaattattCTGTGCtgacaaaacaaaatgttaatgtCCATAAGCTATCTTGTATTCCTCCTTGTCAACACTACCGCTTATTCTGACATAGTGTTCGTTGGATTGTCGAGTTATGGTGCTCTAACGTACTGTAGTATCTAGCACCAAATAAGTCAAACTGTGAGTAACAAATCAGGACATTTCACATCATTATTCAAATACATCTGCTATCGTTTGTTAATAACAAAGGATGTAAAAGGTCCTTGGTACATGTAAGCAAATACTGACCGGGAGGATCAACTTCTCCTATAACGACATCTGTTGCAATTATGAGTTCATCATGACaacatttcatattacatatacagtgtacctTCTA
The nucleotide sequence above comes from Argopecten irradians isolate NY chromosome 1, Ai_NY, whole genome shotgun sequence. Encoded proteins:
- the LOC138314785 gene encoding uncharacterized protein produces the protein MVPTALDRSSLSHDLETKGYSIVPGVVSKEDCDSYTRQYKEWVEKFGDDPPFSHDSLMHYYRVGHFDATWRVRLKSKPVFASLWRTEKLLCSMDGIAIGIPPELGGGKYRSEDTNWFHLDQGKTRKGLHCYQGAVYLEETTQGDHCLRLIEKSHLYHDRFQEAFPDAMVLEDEANEEEFFPLKEEWIAWYKEQGCTERIIEVPKGGMVVWDSRTVHDAVLPKRGRSNSDRWRFVVFVCMAPAIWATDEDYKTKKFAYDNFRSTAHWPSQKNIVFRSTTGNPYTEHRKHIYAVDTMPDIAATKEAKLLAGLDRYDFNDGTPNDPGWRPTWDKSSVFYPRYSGMA
- the LOC138314782 gene encoding 5-hydroxytryptamine receptor 1F-like, whose translation is MNLSTNVTFSLEDEDWNEFKSNGIPIVVFLICLCATGTVGNMHVFLVYLLKYKSNIYKTFIQCLAAVDFLGCVLGIPMSLYIIIHTYSVQSAAFCKGARTLSYFVGAYSLLLLDCIAIERYRKVCQATRAQFTLKITRVICASLCLLVIAVIIIPVAIIYGINERITKTHSLIGYECTVLDQYKTSTLIKVYRGFVFFVFVVLLIIAVVLYTLIGRKVYTHKNKLRKTDEFLATEPRVKESKQRDVSLSSADDGNKHGNRQRQDNDSGVITSAVSTPETSKSNLSHESHATTLYPNGNFVQSNVNEFKNQPKAGAEIRNLDTLKKKKRKALDKSINLTMIFLVVSIISFGGYLPYLVVTLIRNVNKSLYQSFTDNYGALDLFIRWMIFLNNAINPLVYGFMDSKFRRELTKLYGQLMSHCSVCRK